One genomic window of Maribacter aquivivus includes the following:
- a CDS encoding MFS transporter yields the protein MENQSKKSTTLKLTDLKSMPIRTFWITSIAFFICFFAWFGIVPFMPDVVKDLGLTPDQKWNSIILAVTGTVFARLLIGKLCDKYGPRLCYTYLLILGAIPVILIGFVQTPMQFLICRLFIGFIGASFVITQFHTSIMFAPNIVGTANATSAGWGNLGGGANRLGMPLIAAAVVSFGVADEIAWRYSMIIAGVIAMLMGVVYYFFTQDTSEGNFKELKEAGKMPKLKKDEESFVSVLKDYRVWILFIVYAASFGMELTVYGTMDDYLQNTFGLTRSTAGNLVLSFALMNIFARTLGGFFGDRFGRLKGLRGRVLFLTVILALEGAMLSVFSLTTSFAMGIIFLIAFSITVQMAEGATFSVVPFINKKAIGSISGIVGAGGNVGAFLAALLLKSKSSLAETNALASNANLGEEAMKAAQAAAASGAVSSGYFIIGGFVVVTALTTLAIKFSTEDEKQVKEELNTVNKPVIDLSPSTI from the coding sequence ATGGAAAATCAATCCAAAAAATCGACCACTTTAAAGTTAACTGATTTAAAAAGTATGCCAATACGTACTTTTTGGATTACATCAATAGCGTTTTTTATATGCTTCTTTGCATGGTTTGGAATTGTACCGTTTATGCCAGATGTGGTAAAAGATCTAGGCTTGACTCCTGATCAAAAGTGGAATTCGATTATACTGGCAGTAACCGGTACTGTTTTCGCTAGATTGTTAATTGGAAAATTATGTGATAAATATGGTCCTAGGTTATGTTATACCTATTTGTTGATTTTAGGTGCTATACCTGTAATACTTATTGGCTTTGTTCAAACACCAATGCAATTCTTAATATGTAGATTGTTTATAGGTTTTATAGGTGCATCATTTGTAATTACTCAGTTTCATACTTCTATTATGTTTGCCCCCAATATTGTTGGCACTGCCAATGCTACCTCAGCAGGATGGGGTAATTTAGGTGGTGGTGCCAACCGTCTTGGTATGCCTTTAATAGCTGCTGCAGTGGTCAGTTTTGGAGTTGCAGATGAAATTGCTTGGCGTTACTCTATGATCATAGCTGGTGTAATTGCCATGCTAATGGGTGTTGTGTATTATTTTTTCACACAAGATACCTCAGAAGGTAATTTTAAAGAATTGAAAGAAGCTGGCAAAATGCCGAAGCTTAAAAAAGATGAAGAGTCATTTGTAAGTGTATTGAAAGATTACCGTGTTTGGATTCTTTTTATTGTTTATGCCGCCTCTTTTGGAATGGAACTTACCGTGTATGGTACAATGGATGATTACCTGCAGAACACATTCGGACTTACGAGGTCTACGGCTGGTAACTTGGTACTTTCTTTTGCATTAATGAACATATTTGCAAGAACCTTAGGCGGGTTTTTTGGTGACCGTTTCGGTAGATTAAAGGGTTTACGTGGTAGAGTACTTTTCTTAACCGTAATTCTGGCACTTGAAGGTGCGATGCTGTCGGTCTTTTCACTGACCACAAGTTTTGCAATGGGCATTATATTCTTAATAGCTTTTAGTATAACGGTTCAAATGGCAGAAGGAGCAACTTTCTCAGTAGTTCCCTTCATAAATAAAAAAGCAATTGGTTCTATCTCAGGTATTGTTGGTGCTGGTGGTAATGTAGGTGCGTTTTTAGCTGCACTATTGCTAAAATCAAAATCATCCTTGGCAGAAACCAATGCATTGGCTTCGAACGCAAATTTAGGAGAAGAGGCTATGAAAGCTGCTCAAGCTGCTGCTGCCTCGGGTGCAGTGTCAAGTGGTTACTTTATAATTGGTGGTTTTGTAGTCGTTACGGCCTTAACAAC
- the cobA gene encoding uroporphyrinogen-III C-methyltransferase — MELEKTAKVSLVGAGPGAKDLITVRGLRVLNEADVILYDALISDELLSELRTDIPKIYTGKRCGKHSHTQDEINELIVKYAFEYGHVVRLKGGDPFVFGRANEEIEYVESFGIPVSIIPGISSSIAVPSSQGIPMTKRGVSSSFWVMTATKKDGAFSQDLQYAAKSSTTMVILMGIRKLSEIVDEVSKYRGRMTPIAVIQNGTTENESCVVATLDSIHHHTPNIDTTMHGIIVIGDVVADHPSFFEEEVQRILHGAI; from the coding sequence ATGGAATTAGAGAAAACGGCAAAAGTAAGTTTGGTTGGAGCAGGACCTGGAGCAAAAGACCTAATAACAGTAAGGGGTTTGAGAGTTTTGAATGAGGCAGATGTTATATTATACGATGCATTAATTAGTGATGAACTGTTATCTGAACTACGTACTGATATTCCTAAGATATATACGGGTAAAAGATGCGGAAAACACTCTCATACTCAAGATGAGATTAATGAATTGATAGTCAAATATGCCTTCGAATACGGACATGTGGTGAGATTAAAAGGCGGTGATCCATTTGTTTTTGGTAGGGCAAATGAAGAGATAGAGTATGTAGAATCCTTTGGTATTCCTGTAAGTATAATACCAGGTATTTCAAGTTCAATTGCCGTACCATCTAGTCAAGGAATACCTATGACCAAAAGAGGGGTAAGCAGTAGTTTTTGGGTAATGACTGCCACTAAAAAAGATGGTGCATTTTCACAAGATTTGCAATATGCAGCAAAATCATCTACCACAATGGTTATATTAATGGGTATAAGAAAACTTAGTGAAATTGTAGATGAGGTTAGTAAATATAGGGGTAGAATGACGCCTATAGCCGTAATACAAAATGGAACTACAGAAAATGAAAGCTGCGTTGTAGCTACCTTAGATAGTATTCATCATCATACACCTAATATAGATACAACGATGCATGGAATTATAGTAATAGGTGATGTTGTAGCAGATCATCCTTCTTTCTTTGAAGAGGAAGTGCAGCGTATATTACATGGAGCTATTTAG